A stretch of Bacteroidota bacterium DNA encodes these proteins:
- a CDS encoding carboxypeptidase regulatory-like domain-containing protein, giving the protein MFLEAQGQERDTTSISGKVTDGLNTPFPDVTVSLYEYDEATEVFTKLHNTKTDVEGAYQFSAPAPSEYYVRAFLEVGWNDETEWYRFTKWYGDTSVAEDAHPVITVGSETHENIDIIFPYWNDTGSLSGRIVDADGNPVAQAVVRPGGSGPGLSYVGNFVSDKDGYFEAERVPAGTYTIQVEYRNAGFTGSRRIYYGQAKNYADAERIELSTNSQVVDLDVMIPRAEGAISGLVLGAQGKPLGGADIRFNTHFHLIGDGEEYFEVNTKTDSWGRFRIEGIPNSADQGQDFFLTMRACSIFACYDEVWQDSLSNPGVIRVENGESIPASFEFQTPLELGSGSISGTLYHVDGQPLSYTFVNLNGIDIVDSHGLQTRTDSAGAYRFFNLPAGTYQISASYFQEGLQLKAWFDDVATQDEATSVPVAENESVTGIDFYLDDRRSVNGTITGTVIDDKGQPIKRAYVEATSYRGATYDYRISPAEWYGISDEDGYFEICNLPPSTYMISAFAQDARLVQALADTASLEYVTLERYEKKEVLLEMQTQNEGNGIITGRINGSSELPLETAIVKAYAFGQQGAPFYTAVIDENGQYRFEHLPNGSYILKAQSPWHISTFYSNSPFPSNVEPIHVDTEQPVVNVDFSLSPFFCVAIPGSGLQSYIYTSTFWGTVTDISGQPLADASLFVVDKSGVPLLSGETNNAGQYEIPDVPPGNTYRILATHPGYAYKFNSGAIDVGDAWPLVSNGRFEPEDFVLTRTAEGTDSEPLETLPDQLRIHANYPNPFDVVTNIPFTLPGAVHVTVDVFDALGRRIEQLIARELPPGFHLAKWAPKDRASGIYFYRVQTEHETATGMMTVRK; this is encoded by the coding sequence GTGTTTCTGGAAGCACAAGGACAGGAGCGCGACACTACAAGCATTTCGGGAAAAGTAACGGATGGACTGAATACCCCTTTTCCAGATGTAACAGTGTCTCTTTATGAATATGATGAAGCAACTGAAGTTTTTACGAAGCTCCACAATACAAAAACAGACGTCGAAGGCGCTTATCAATTTTCTGCGCCGGCGCCCAGCGAATACTATGTGAGGGCATTTCTGGAAGTGGGATGGAACGATGAGACCGAATGGTATCGATTTACAAAATGGTATGGTGATACTTCCGTGGCAGAAGATGCCCATCCAGTCATCACAGTTGGTTCGGAGACGCATGAAAACATTGATATCATCTTTCCCTATTGGAACGACACGGGTTCGCTTTCAGGTCGCATCGTCGATGCAGATGGCAATCCTGTAGCTCAGGCTGTAGTCAGGCCCGGTGGTTCAGGGCCTGGTTTAAGTTATGTGGGCAACTTTGTCTCGGATAAGGATGGATATTTTGAAGCAGAGAGAGTGCCGGCCGGCACCTATACCATTCAAGTTGAATATAGAAATGCCGGCTTCACTGGAAGCAGGCGCATATATTATGGTCAGGCAAAAAATTACGCGGATGCTGAGCGCATTGAACTGTCTACCAACAGCCAGGTGGTCGACCTCGACGTTATGATTCCGCGTGCAGAAGGTGCAATTTCTGGACTCGTATTAGGTGCGCAGGGCAAGCCTCTAGGAGGCGCTGACATTAGGTTTAATACTCATTTCCATTTAATCGGAGACGGCGAAGAGTATTTCGAAGTAAATACGAAAACCGATAGCTGGGGACGATTTCGTATTGAGGGCATTCCTAACTCAGCAGATCAGGGCCAAGATTTTTTCCTCACGATGCGTGCATGCTCAATATTTGCTTGTTATGACGAAGTCTGGCAAGATAGTTTAAGCAACCCGGGCGTCATTCGCGTTGAAAACGGCGAAAGTATCCCGGCGTCATTTGAGTTCCAAACCCCCCTTGAATTAGGTAGTGGGTCTATTTCCGGTACCTTGTATCATGTAGATGGTCAGCCCCTGTCATACACTTTTGTCAATCTTAACGGCATCGATATAGTTGACAGTCATGGCTTGCAAACTCGGACAGATAGCGCAGGTGCATATCGCTTTTTCAATTTGCCAGCTGGCACGTATCAGATATCTGCCTCCTATTTCCAAGAAGGGCTTCAGCTTAAGGCATGGTTTGACGACGTTGCAACGCAGGATGAGGCCACATCCGTTCCTGTGGCTGAAAACGAGTCTGTTACAGGCATTGATTTCTATCTGGACGACAGGAGAAGTGTTAACGGTACAATTACCGGTACCGTGATTGATGACAAGGGACAGCCCATAAAAAGAGCGTACGTAGAAGCAACGTCCTACAGAGGTGCTACATACGATTATCGAATTAGCCCTGCGGAATGGTATGGGATTTCTGATGAAGACGGGTATTTCGAGATTTGCAATTTGCCACCCAGTACCTACATGATTTCGGCTTTTGCTCAAGATGCACGTTTGGTGCAAGCGCTCGCAGATACTGCTTCGCTAGAATATGTTACGCTGGAACGCTACGAGAAAAAAGAAGTCTTGCTCGAGATGCAGACCCAAAATGAAGGCAATGGTATCATTACAGGCCGCATTAATGGATCTTCAGAGCTTCCCCTAGAAACGGCCATTGTAAAAGCATATGCTTTTGGTCAGCAGGGAGCGCCGTTCTACACAGCAGTAATAGATGAAAATGGACAATACCGGTTTGAGCATCTACCGAATGGGTCTTATATATTGAAAGCCCAATCGCCCTGGCACATATCCACTTTTTATAGCAATTCACCTTTTCCCAGCAATGTCGAACCAATACATGTTGACACGGAGCAGCCCGTTGTTAACGTCGACTTTTCGCTGTCTCCTTTTTTCTGCGTGGCTATACCTGGAAGTGGGTTGCAATCCTACATCTACACCAGCACTTTTTGGGGCACAGTAACCGATATATCAGGCCAACCCCTGGCTGATGCGTCGTTGTTTGTAGTAGATAAATCGGGCGTTCCTTTGCTATCTGGAGAAACCAACAATGCCGGCCAGTATGAAATTCCCGATGTGCCTCCTGGCAATACCTATAGGATCCTGGCAACACACCCAGGCTATGCGTACAAATTTAATAGCGGTGCGATAGATGTGGGTGACGCGTGGCCGTTGGTCTCTAATGGTCGATTTGAGCCAGAAGACTTCGTATTAACGCGTACCGCCGAAGGCACAGATTCTGAACCCCTTGAAACGTTGCCAGATCAACTCAGAATTCATGCTAACTATCCGAATCCTTTTGATGTTGTTACAAACATCCCGTTCACACTACCTGGCGCTGTGCATGTAACTGTTGATGTATTCGATGCTTTAGGTAGACGAATTGAGCAACTCATCGCGCGTGAACTTCCTCCTGGATTTCACCTTGCTAAATGGGCGCCCAAAGATCGTGCAAGCGGAATTTATTTCTACCGCGTACAAACGGAGCACGAAACTGCTACAGGTATGATGACTGTTCGAAAATGA
- a CDS encoding hydroxyacid-oxoacid transhydrogenase, giving the protein MKNDTAFEMATSNIRYGQGVTGEVGMDLKDLGMRHVLVVTDKHLADLPPVLRVRASLEKEGVSYAVFDDVRVEPTDASMKAAIGFAQAGNFDAVVAVGGGSVIDTAKMANLYATYPVDDFLHYVNAPIGNGAPVPGPLKPLIAIPTTAGTGSETTGVAIFDLLEMHAKTGVAHRYMKPTIGLIDPDNTRTLPVEVAVSSGLDVLSHAIESYTAVPYDQRPHPGRPLLRPAYQGSNPLSDLWSLQALRMVNTYLPRAAADREDDEARGMMLLAAAYAGVGFGNAGVHLPHGMSYPVSGMVKDYRQPGYPVDYPIVPHGISVILNAPAVFRFTAPACPDRHLEAAAALGVDTSSAKEADAGAILSDRIVEIMQSLNVPNGLSALGFTSADIPALVQGTLPQHRVTKLSPKPASESDLTSMFEAAMRYW; this is encoded by the coding sequence ATGAAAAACGATACTGCATTTGAAATGGCCACCTCCAATATCCGCTACGGGCAGGGTGTGACAGGAGAGGTCGGGATGGATTTGAAGGATCTGGGGATGCGCCATGTTTTGGTTGTAACCGATAAACATTTGGCCGACCTGCCTCCCGTGTTGCGCGTGCGAGCATCGCTGGAAAAGGAAGGGGTATCGTATGCTGTGTTTGATGATGTGCGTGTTGAGCCAACAGACGCTTCGATGAAAGCGGCCATTGGGTTTGCGCAAGCCGGCAACTTCGATGCAGTAGTAGCTGTAGGCGGTGGTTCCGTTATCGACACGGCCAAAATGGCCAACCTGTATGCCACCTATCCGGTTGATGATTTCTTACACTATGTCAATGCGCCCATTGGAAATGGCGCGCCCGTACCCGGACCGTTAAAACCATTGATTGCAATCCCAACAACAGCCGGCACCGGGAGCGAAACCACCGGCGTGGCTATTTTTGATCTACTGGAAATGCACGCAAAAACCGGCGTGGCGCACCGGTACATGAAACCCACCATTGGGTTAATCGACCCGGACAATACGCGTACGCTACCGGTAGAGGTTGCCGTATCTTCGGGGTTGGATGTGCTTTCACATGCGATCGAGTCATACACCGCGGTGCCATATGATCAGCGTCCACATCCGGGGCGGCCGTTGCTCCGGCCGGCATACCAGGGCTCAAACCCGCTGAGCGATTTGTGGTCGCTGCAAGCGTTACGGATGGTGAATACGTATTTGCCGCGGGCGGCTGCGGATCGGGAAGACGATGAAGCGCGCGGGATGATGTTGCTCGCTGCGGCGTATGCTGGCGTTGGGTTTGGCAATGCGGGGGTGCATTTGCCGCATGGTATGTCTTACCCGGTTTCGGGTATGGTTAAAGATTATCGTCAACCCGGTTATCCTGTCGATTACCCGATTGTACCGCACGGTATTTCTGTGATTTTGAATGCGCCGGCCGTTTTTCGGTTTACAGCGCCGGCTTGTCCTGATCGTCACCTGGAGGCGGCGGCGGCTTTGGGTGTGGATACATCCTCAGCAAAGGAGGCGGATGCCGGCGCTATTTTGTCGGATCGGATCGTTGAAATTATGCAGTCTCTGAACGTCCCCAATGGGCTCAGTGCCCTTGGCTTTACTTCGGCTGATATTCCTGCGCTTGTTCAGGGCACCTTGCCTCAACATCGGGTGACAAAGCTGTCGCCAAAGCCGGCGAGTGAATCCGATTTGACGTCCATGTTTGAAGCTGCCATGCGATATTGGTAA
- a CDS encoding MBL fold metallo-hydrolase — translation MKTFRVRICLALMTVLFASSVSAQNLDPTIRVGATVAVSDHVYMIPDENKPIIPNVGFVVGNRATLVIDTGLGEENGRIVLSEAIRLAPENKLYIASSHAHPEHDLGAMAFPKDATVIRSANQILDIKEMDMRLVRMFAGFSLRSAELLEGAYFRPADVIYTDSMRLDLGGVHVRIIEAGPNHTLGDTAFLVEEDELLFTGDVVMNEFPMPLNPRTTIQHWLDTLDMLQGLGAKTIVPCHYAVGSTELIENYRSYFTTVRDRANALADEGKSEEEAAEILKVELAEMFNTWKDPNRIPRTVSVVYRERK, via the coding sequence ATGAAAACGTTCCGAGTACGTATTTGCCTGGCACTGATGACTGTGCTGTTCGCAAGCAGTGTATCAGCTCAAAACCTCGACCCCACCATCCGCGTTGGCGCCACGGTTGCCGTCTCAGATCACGTGTACATGATCCCTGATGAAAACAAACCCATCATTCCAAACGTCGGCTTTGTAGTGGGCAACCGCGCCACGCTGGTGATTGATACGGGCCTTGGCGAGGAAAATGGGCGTATCGTATTGTCAGAAGCCATTAGGCTTGCGCCTGAGAACAAGCTCTACATCGCCTCCTCACACGCGCATCCCGAGCACGACCTTGGTGCGATGGCCTTCCCGAAGGATGCCACCGTCATCCGGTCAGCCAACCAGATTCTCGACATTAAAGAAATGGACATGCGCCTTGTGCGTATGTTCGCCGGCTTCTCTCTCCGGTCTGCGGAGCTGCTTGAGGGCGCCTATTTCCGGCCGGCTGATGTGATTTATACAGATTCTATGCGATTGGATTTGGGCGGCGTGCACGTCCGCATCATCGAAGCCGGCCCCAACCATACATTGGGTGACACGGCATTCCTGGTTGAAGAAGACGAACTCCTCTTCACCGGCGACGTGGTCATGAACGAATTCCCCATGCCCCTAAACCCACGCACCACCATCCAGCACTGGCTCGACACCCTCGACATGCTGCAAGGACTGGGCGCCAAAACCATTGTGCCCTGTCATTACGCTGTGGGCTCAACGGAATTGATAGAAAACTATCGCAGTTACTTTACCACGGTACGTGACCGCGCAAATGCGTTGGCTGATGAAGGCAAGTCAGAAGAGGAAGCGGCTGAGATTCTGAAGGTGGAGTTGGCGGAGATGTTCAATACGTGGAAAGACCCGAATCGTATCCCTAGAACTGTAAGCGTGGTGTATCGGGAGAGAAAGTGA
- a CDS encoding DUF2306 domain-containing protein, with protein sequence MHTASQEFIRHPKLDKAIKIGTYLLAATVWVSALLFGLFILSFYFVALMEGNTEQWNQVLPGLYDSSTKSATIGIGIHFAAGGIILILGCIQLIGRLRDSFPALHRWLGRIYVLACLVASIGGLAFIFIKGTIGGPVMDIGFSGYGVLMFWAAIEAFRHAKGRRIERHRAWAIRLFALAIGSWLYRMDYGFWFLFTDGLGHTDTFDGPFDYFMSFFFYLPNLLVAEFFIRRKKLLQSAASKWVAVSGLYVATVFLILATYFFTMRLWGAAIVELFV encoded by the coding sequence ATGCATACAGCTTCTCAGGAATTCATACGTCACCCGAAGCTTGATAAAGCAATCAAAATTGGTACATACCTGTTGGCGGCAACGGTGTGGGTGAGTGCGCTGCTTTTTGGTCTGTTTATTCTCTCCTTCTACTTTGTTGCTTTGATGGAAGGAAATACGGAACAGTGGAATCAAGTCCTGCCGGGGCTATACGACAGTTCCACAAAGTCAGCTACGATTGGTATTGGGATACACTTCGCTGCCGGCGGCATCATCTTAATTCTGGGCTGTATTCAGCTTATTGGGCGGTTACGCGATTCTTTTCCCGCTTTGCACCGGTGGTTGGGCCGGATTTATGTACTTGCTTGTCTGGTGGCGTCCATCGGCGGATTGGCTTTTATATTTATCAAAGGTACCATCGGTGGCCCGGTTATGGATATCGGTTTCTCGGGGTATGGTGTCCTCATGTTTTGGGCTGCCATCGAGGCGTTTCGCCACGCAAAAGGCCGGCGGATTGAGCGTCATCGCGCTTGGGCGATCAGGCTCTTTGCCCTGGCAATAGGTTCGTGGTTATACAGAATGGATTATGGCTTCTGGTTTCTTTTTACTGATGGCCTGGGGCATACCGATACCTTCGACGGACCCTTTGACTATTTCATGAGCTTCTTCTTTTATCTCCCGAATTTGCTGGTTGCTGAGTTTTTTATTCGCAGGAAAAAGCTATTGCAATCTGCTGCATCCAAGTGGGTCGCCGTATCGGGCCTCTATGTAGCCACCGTTTTTTTAATTCTGGCGACCTACTTCTTTACGATGCGATTGTGGGGTGCCGCCATTGTAGAGTTGTTCGTTTGA
- a CDS encoding alpha/beta hydrolase-fold protein, with translation MFRKTLMPCLFLVCLLIACTTEKEPESRTGSVTILFQIEVPDDTPAVYITGNLPALGPWQPDALALEGTGSKRTVNVQMPRDHALEYKFTLGSWDREAVDAAGSVMPNFQLTASNNATTEHTLEAFKQDPLVYLEDWQSAGILGSMVAWPDVASAFLTAPRHVQIWLPPEYESQPARSFPVLYMHDGQNLFDPRTAGMGVDWGVDEAMVKGANAGLFERAIVVGVWNSGRRLEEYSPWHEANQYARFLKEELIPRVNQSFRTQTEAANTFVMGSSMGGLLSYYLVKEHPDTFSACGCVSTHFPLSEAVADRILLRHDDHSDTTPFILRDMEAGATIPAGTRFFFDYGTEGLDASYGPTHEAVEGWLNGLGLVSGQDFLNREYEGADHNEASWRARLQDQLVWMLAD, from the coding sequence TATCCTATTCCAGATTGAAGTACCCGACGACACACCTGCAGTATACATTACCGGCAACCTGCCGGCATTGGGCCCCTGGCAGCCGGATGCGCTTGCATTGGAAGGCACCGGCAGCAAGCGGACCGTCAACGTGCAAATGCCTCGTGATCATGCACTGGAGTACAAATTCACGCTCGGCTCCTGGGACCGTGAAGCAGTGGATGCGGCCGGCAGTGTGATGCCAAATTTCCAGCTCACTGCGAGCAACAACGCTACTACTGAACATACACTTGAAGCCTTCAAGCAGGACCCACTGGTGTACCTGGAAGACTGGCAAAGCGCCGGCATTCTCGGCAGCATGGTGGCATGGCCAGATGTGGCTTCCGCGTTTTTGACTGCGCCGCGTCACGTTCAAATTTGGCTGCCCCCCGAATACGAGTCCCAACCAGCGCGAAGCTTTCCTGTACTTTATATGCACGACGGTCAAAATCTGTTTGACCCGCGCACTGCTGGCATGGGTGTTGACTGGGGCGTCGATGAGGCAATGGTCAAGGGTGCAAACGCGGGCCTCTTTGAGCGGGCCATTGTGGTTGGCGTGTGGAATTCCGGGCGGCGCCTCGAAGAGTACTCACCCTGGCACGAAGCCAATCAGTACGCGCGCTTTTTAAAGGAAGAGTTGATCCCGCGGGTAAACCAATCCTTCCGAACCCAAACGGAAGCTGCCAACACCTTTGTGATGGGCTCTTCGATGGGCGGTCTCCTCTCTTACTACCTCGTAAAAGAGCACCCGGATACGTTTAGCGCCTGCGGTTGCGTCTCGACACACTTCCCACTATCAGAAGCCGTTGCCGATCGGATACTGCTACGTCATGATGACCACAGTGATACAACCCCGTTTATATTGAGAGACATGGAAGCCGGCGCCACGATCCCGGCCGGCACCCGCTTCTTTTTCGATTACGGCACCGAAGGCCTTGACGCAAGCTACGGGCCTACCCACGAGGCGGTGGAAGGTTGGCTCAACGGCCTCGGACTGGTTTCAGGCCAAGACTTTCTGAATCGCGAGTATGAAGGCGCTGACCATAACGAGGCCTCCTGGCGCGCGCGCCTACAAGACCAACTGGTGTGGATGTTGGCGGACTAG